The DNA sequence GTTCACGTCTTATAACCTTATCCCGCGTCTTGGTATTTCCGGATATCTCTATACGATCGAAATGGACTTTTCCCCCGGGCTGAATAAAAAAAGTTATATTTACCTTTTTCCCCGTATCATCCTTGGCGATCTCGGGTGCGACCTCGGCATAGGCATAACCGGCGTCCGCATAGACATCTGTTAAGACCAGGATATCCTTCCTTAAGACATCACGACTGTAGGTCTTTTCCTGGCGAATCTTCAATATCGACAGCAACTCCTCTTTTGGCTTTATGAGCTTACCTTCAATATCCACCGACCCCACTGTAAATTGAGAACCTTCCTCTATAGGGATAGTGATAAATATGAATTTCTCCTTGTGTTCGATCTCAGGCTCTCCGATCTTGACCTCGATATACCCGTTGTTATAGTAAAATGAAGTTATCTTGGATAAATCACGCTCCAAAACATCCCGGTTTAAAATGCCGGAGGATGTGAGCCAGGATAAAAACCCCTTTTCCGTAGTTTCCAGCATATCTTTTAATTGCTTGCTGCCAAAGACCTTGTTTCCAACGAACCGGATCTCCTTTATATGCACCTTTTCGCCTTCTTTAATGGAAAAGGTCAGTATAGCCTCATTATTAGGCAGGTCTGATAACTTGTGATCCAGAAGTGTCCCGTAATAACCTTTCTCCCGATAGAGAGATCTGATCTTTTCCTCAGACTCCTGGATATCCTTGAGCTTTAAAATTGAGTTTGTCCGGACGCTGATTACTTCTTTTATTTTCTCCGTTTCGACACCGATATTCCCTTCTACCTTGATGTCTTTTATAACCGGCTTCTCTGTAACCAGAAAGGTCACAATTTTCCCTTCAGGAGAGTCTTTAACATCGATATTTATCTCTGTAAAATAACCCATCGCAAAAATGGAGCGCATATCTTCGCTCAACCTGTCCTTGTTAAAAATATCGCCCGGTTTGGACTTGATATGGGTACGGATGGCCTCAGATTCAATCCTTCGATTACCGGAAAACAAGACCTCTCCTATACGTTCTTTTTTTAAGACGGCGAACTGGATGTTGCCCACTATCTTATGCAGCGCCTTATCCAATTGTTCGGCCCCGGTGGTTTCGGCATAAAGCGGCACGGGAGCTTTAGGGTCGGCGACTTCAAGTAGCCAGACATCCAGGCTCAGGCGCTGGCCGATTTTAGTAATGCTGCCCCATACGATGCAATCCGCCCCCAGCTTCACTGCCGCATCCCGCATGTATCTGGCATCAAAAAGCCTGTTTCTGTCGATCTCTCCGGCTACCCGGGCCGGATCGATTACTCCAAAGCCCGCCGATGTCAGAGCAGACATCAGGTTCTTTTCCATCGAAGCGACCAGGGAACTGATGTCTTCTTTACTGTGCACGATAAAAGGCGCAGCCGCTATAGCCTTTTTTTCTGCGGCTATGGCCGGTTGAAAAATAGAGCTCATCATGAAAAACAGGATCAATGACCTTAAAAATATCTTCATATCAAGAAAATCTCCCGGGATCAGATTGTTCCAGGCGTCCGTCAACTATAGTCAGGCAGCGTCCCATGCACTGCGCCAGCCGCAGATTATGGGTTACCACGATTGTGGCCATATTATTCTTTTCCCCCAGGCCCAAGATGAGATCGTGTACCTTTTGGCCTGTTTTTGTATCCAGATTCCCTGTGGGTTCATCTGCCAGAAGGAGCCGGGGGGACAGGACTATGGCCCGGGCCAGGGCCACCCTCTGCTGCTCACCTCCGGAAAGTTCTCCAACCCTGTGCCTCAGGCGGTCTTTTAACCCGACCTCACAAA is a window from the Desulfovibrionales bacterium genome containing:
- the bamA gene encoding outer membrane protein assembly factor BamA; protein product: MKIFLRSLILFFMMSSIFQPAIAAEKKAIAAAPFIVHSKEDISSLVASMEKNLMSALTSAGFGVIDPARVAGEIDRNRLFDARYMRDAAVKLGADCIVWGSITKIGQRLSLDVWLLEVADPKAPVPLYAETTGAEQLDKALHKIVGNIQFAVLKKERIGEVLFSGNRRIESEAIRTHIKSKPGDIFNKDRLSEDMRSIFAMGYFTEINIDVKDSPEGKIVTFLVTEKPVIKDIKVEGNIGVETEKIKEVISVRTNSILKLKDIQESEEKIRSLYREKGYYGTLLDHKLSDLPNNEAILTFSIKEGEKVHIKEIRFVGNKVFGSKQLKDMLETTEKGFLSWLTSSGILNRDVLERDLSKITSFYYNNGYIEVKIGEPEIEHKEKFIFITIPIEEGSQFTVGSVDIEGKLIKPKEELLSILKIRQEKTYSRDVLRKDILVLTDVYADAGYAYAEVAPEIAKDDTGKKVNITFFIQPGGKVHFDRIEISGNTKTRDKVIRRELRIAEGDQFNAEGLRKSNQRLQRLGFFEDVNIAPVKGADETKMDLKVEIKEKPTGAFSIGGGYSSVEHFIGMAEISQRNLFGRGQELSLRAQTSSRSTRYNLSFTEPYFLDTKLATGVDLFNWETEYDDYTKKSTGGGLRLGYPLTDNLRVFGGYRFEDATMSDVSSTASWVIVESMDIHVTSALNAAIERDTRNSYVDPTAGSINSFSVEYAGGFLGGDSAYTKYTAKSGWYYPLFWDTVGHINGAIGYVKENPDGKLPVYEKFYLGGLNSVRGFKFGDVSPIDPATGERIGGEKMLLFNVEYIFPLIKKAGLKGVVFFDAGNAFREEDSYNLTDLRTSVGFGFRWFSPIGPLRLEWGYNIDPEPGEKSSSWDFTIGGAF